In a genomic window of Cuculus canorus isolate bCucCan1 chromosome Z, bCucCan1.pri, whole genome shotgun sequence:
- the ANKRD34B gene encoding ankyrin repeat domain-containing protein 34B, with amino-acid sequence MTEAVELSPEGNSLIRAVYQSRLRLTRLLLEGGAYINESNDRGETPLMIACRTKHVDSQSVSKTKMVKYLLENKADPNIQDKSGKTALMHACLEKAGPEVVSLLLKSGADPSLQDHSNCSALVYAINSEDKQTLKVLLNACKARGKEVIIITTDKSPSGRHKTKQYLNVIPADLEECYSPTACASPSEIELKTSLSSVSSSSETRKALFSFKEMDHPRSVDNSSQTVSPTRKSSSTKVGTKLAQAQWLQSEPWIKSAPSLFHQNKIVSLQGELQDISPEEEISFKINGLALSKRFITRHQSIDIKDTAHFLKTFDQAGSRKLSYDEINFQAPFDEEKDNPSGIHMGKDASSGHIGFISNLSSISQKRNSGANHYSSDSQLTTSVSPATAEDSKSVMAKKNILSPSHSSLSGSKEIPENMPPVALSRRNQTSLQRRGSGALLLDHVAQTRPGFLPPLNVNPHPSIPDITFINRVSGMISCGQNHLIPAAPPFPREIKTTKTLLRRQSLQTEQIKQLVNF; translated from the coding sequence ATGACGGAAGCAGTGGAGTTGTCACCAGAGGGGAATTCCCTGATAAGAGCAGTCTACCAAAGCCGCCTTCGCCTCACCAGACTGCTACTGGAGGGTGGCGCCTACATCAACGAGAGCAATGACAGAGGCGAAACCCCTCTCATGATTGCTTGTAGGACAAAACACGTGGACTCCCAGAGTGTCAGCAAGACAAAGATGGTTAAATACCTACTGGAAAACAAAGCCGATCCGAACATACAGGACAAATCTGGAAAGACAGCTTTGATGCACGCTTGTCTAGAAAAAGCAGGACCAGAAGTGGTATCTCTGCTCCTGAAAAGCGGAGCTGACCCAAGCCTGCAAGATCACTCCAATTGCTCTGCACTTGTGTATGCAATAAATTCTGAAGACAAACAGACCCTCAAAGTCCTTCTTAATGCCTGCAAGGCGCGAGGGAAAGAAGTCATTATCATTACAACAGACAAGTCCCCCTCGGGGAggcacaaaacaaagcagtacTTAAACGTGATTCCCGCAGACCTCGAGGAATGCTATTCCCCAACTGCATGCGCTTCCCCATCAGAAATAGAACTGAAAACGTCTCTATCCTCTGTTTCAAGTTCAAGTGAAACTAGAAAAGCACTCTTCAGCTTTAAAGAGATGGATCATCCAAGAAGCGTGGACAACTCATCTCAAACAGTTTCACCAACAAGAAAATCCAGCTCAACCAAAGTAGGGACCAAGCTAGCACAAGCGCAGTGGTTACAGTCTGAGCCTTGGATAAAGAGCGCTCCATCTCTGTTTCACCAGAATAAAATTGTCTCTTTGCAAGGAGAACTTCAAGACATTAGTCCAGAAgaagaaatctcttttaaaatcaaTGGCCTTGCCTTATCAAAGAGATTCATCACCAGGCACCAAAGTATTGACATAAAAGACACTgctcattttctgaaaaccttTGATCAAGCCGGATCAAGAAAATTATCCTATGATGAGATAAACTTTCAGGCTCCTTTTGATGAAGAGAAAGATAACCCCAGTGGGATTCACATGGGTAAAGATGCCAGTTCAGGACACATCGGCTTCATTTCAAACCTCAGCAGCATTagccagaaaagaaattcaggagCAAATCACTACAGCTCTGATTCTCAGTTAACTACTAGTGTAAGTCCTGCTACTGCAGAAGACAGCAAGTCAGTgatggcaaagaaaaacattctttctccctctcacTCTTCGTTATCAGGTTCTAAAGAAATACCGGAGAACATGCCTCCAGTTGCCTTGAGCAGGAGAAATCAAACTTCTCTACAAAGACGGGGTTCAGGAGCCTTATTGttggatcatgttgctcagaCAAGACCAGGTTTTCTTCCACCACTGAATGTGAATCCTCACCCCTCAATTCCAGATATTACTTTCATAAACAGGGTTTCTGGGATGATTTCTTGTGGTCAAAACCACTTAATACCAGCAGCACCTCCTTTCCCTAGAGAgatcaaaaccacaaaaacactACTAAGAAGGCAGTCCCTACAGACGGAGCAGATAAAGCAATTAGTGAATTTTTAA